Part of the Poecilia reticulata strain Guanapo linkage group LG2, Guppy_female_1.0+MT, whole genome shotgun sequence genome is shown below.
GGTGCAACAGAACGGTTTCTGTCTTCGGGTGTGGATGAACAGCGTACGTTGAAGGTTATCCCGcattcctcctcttcctcatccagCTCCTCTTTACTCTTTTCGGCTGTTCCTTTCTCAAGGGCAGCAGTCTCTCTGTGCTCTTCAgcctcctcgtcttcctccatGTCTGACAGTCGGAACATGGCATCCTGAGCCAGAGGTCGGAAACCCTTCGTCACAACCCCAGGGTGCGGGTCTAAGATGGTGGCCAGGTGAGGCTGGGCAAGCTGCTGCCAGTGATGAAGCGTCAGGGAGCCTAAGGACAAACATAACGTGATCTAAATTTGGAAAAGACAGTGCATAATGGAGcagaaactaaacaaagaaGAGCCACACAGTTTCGGGAACAATCAGAGTTTCCTTGAGTAGACTGGTGGATCTGGATTTCCAatcgatttttaaaaaacctaaaaatctCTTGGTACCGACGCTGCCCACCATATTTGACTGAACCCATGAACAAAACCTGAAGACAACCAGAGGCCGTAACGCTATCAAAGGTGAGAAAAGCCTCCAACAATGTTGTTTGgaaatttgcaaaaatgtaaaattttatacTTAGTcattgtgatattttgtgtataGAATTTTAAGTTTGGAATAAGGCTCTAAACATTACACAAAAGATAAGTTAAGTGTAGGGaatacttttatattttgaagtaaaaactaaactttgctCAGATTAGCAAAGGGCACTAGCCAGTTAGCATAATCAAGCTAATGTAATTCAGctcattttaaactgttttataaacacaaaaatgaataagCTAAAAACTTTCTCCAACAAGaatgaacaaatatttatgAGAAAAGAAGTAAATCTAAAAGTAGCAAGTTATAGATAATTATTTATGAGATTTGAAGCTAAtgtaaaagaattaaaaaccagCCTTCTATTTAAATCgaaataaattttttacatGGCAAGTCGAGCTAAAACTagcttaaaacttaaaaaataaatagccaAAACTTTGTTTCAATGTCTCTATTTTACACGTCAGTATTCGCATTTAAGAGTAGAAAATATATcgtttgtttaaaaattttattagaacgtgaattttcttttgatgaaaaataGCGACAGTGGAAACATTACCTTCCATTGGTTTGACGATCTGAAGCTTCTCCGGCAGGAAGGTTTTAAAAACAGTAGAGCCGACTGTGAGATCGGAGAGGTTGGAAAAGGACGAGAGCACGCTGCCCATCGGGGAGCTGCAGTCGCTGCCCTCGCCGTCGGCTTCTGGCCCCGTCTGATTCTGCAGCTTCTTCTCACGCTCAGCATGGAAGAACTGACGCTCAGACAGGAAGTTCTGCCGTCTTAAAGAAAGTCGATGGAGAGCTTTGGTGAGCTCATTTCCTCCTGGTAGTCCTGGCTTTCCCATTCGTACCTCGTCCCTGCAAACAAGATATGCATCCCTACTTAGGACATGTCATTATATCTTGACTGTAGGTCAGACAGAGGTTTCTTACCCTTGTGCTGACTGGAAAGGTTGGGCAGTCATTACTAGAGAACTCTGTCCAGAACCGGGGATGGGCGGGGTGGCCAAAGCAGCGCGAGACGCTGAGGCGTTGACCGAGCGGACTGTTTGGAAGACTCTCTTTTGAGAAATTCTgacagggaaaaataaaaataagttttgtttctgatttgtaAATGTTGACTATATGCAGATGGCGTTGTTACAAGTAATGTTTTTAACCCTGTGCACGGTCTGGCAGGGTTACACTAAAcctttccaagtttttttttgttgtgtgtgatTTTGGGAACTGACTGTCTGACGGGACTTCCCTACTGtctgaccgtgacatctgctgAACTCCTCCTGAGCATCACACGAATACCGCAGGATCgtttaaaaaaccaaacactgcTTCACTTcagcattttaacatttttcaagaaaaaaacagcataattctttaaaacaaatcttcaaaatataaaatagcaAATTCCTGTCTTCCTGGCACCAACCAGTCACtacatgttgacattttgaatCATTTCACTCAGTTTGTTTCGCTACATTTAGTGCAAGACCTTCAATCTCTAAATCAAAACcattgtttgcttgttttctagAAACTGTACAGAGCAgcacacatttctaaaatatgcagATGACAGCgttacatacattttatttcttaaagcttaaaatgcttgaaataaagatttgaaagtataataaatattcagaaaggCAACCTTTGGTCTTGAAAGGCGGTTTCCTCATCGATGCTCAGCTCTCTCCTCATTGAACCCTCGATCTCTGCTGCCAACGATTCCTGTTTGGGATAAGATTTCCTAAATAGACCaactaaaatcatttttgcacGTATAATAATTTCTGACTTGGAAGTCGTTTTATTACCATGGGGAAGAGGCCGTATGAAAGATGTCGTCGCATCCCGGAGGAGGGACTGCTTCTACTGCGCAGTTCTCTGATCTCGTCCTGCGACTCGTGGAGCATTTCCACACACTCTGCGTTCCTCTCTGCCAGCTCGTTCAGCTGCCGGAGCGCAAACACAGGATtaacttaaaaagttaaaatatttgcaacacTAATGCGAACACAAAATCGGATGTGTACCTCTGCTGTTAGCTGTCTCTGAGCATCTTTGGAGGCCTGGAGGTGGATCCTTAGCTCTTCTTTCTCCAGAGCCAGCTTCAGAAAACCAACGGAGAGCACGTCTTTACCTCAGTTTTTGGTCGTTATGCGAGTTAGGCTTCTAAAATAAAGGTGTTCTCACCTCCTTCACTCTGTGTTGCAGCTCTACAATCTGAGAAAGCAGATGAGCGATTTCCTCCTGGTGTCTGAGCAGCTCTTCGTTCTTCTGGGACAGTTCATCCGTTAGAGACACCATCTGACTGTTGGACTCACCTGTGAGGAGGAAGGTGCATCAATACGAGGTTCAGCCACCACAGTGTCTGAAACAATccacgttttgtcacattacaaacataaatttCTCTATAATAGAATAGTTTATATCAACGTCGACTCACGTAGTTCTTTGACGCAGTCGCTgaccagctgctgctccttctcctCGTACGTCATGGTGTCCCGCTTCAGCTGACACGCCTGGAATTAAAACACTGTCTTTCGGAACAAAtctacaatttttatttatttaattccttaatttttcCACCTTGGGAGCTCCATACCTCAGACCTCAGTGCCAGGTTCTCCTCCTCCAGATCCTCCAgtttgttctgcagctgctccagctggCCGAGcgcagcggcggcggcagcggccCCCCCCAGCAGCTGAGGCTGCTGCTGTGGGGTCGACACAGTGGCGTCTTGCTCCCCCTCCTCCGAGGCGCTGGCCACGATCCGGAGCAGTTCATCCTTCTTGTTTAGCTCATGCTGCAGCTGGTGAACCTGGATTATAGAAAACCTTGTAATTTAACTGGACAAATTTagtcacatattttatttgaatttgaaaattttGCTCCATTTACTCTCTTCAGACATAATCTTAACCAGATTTCCGCTTAAACCTTAAACTCCTGTTTGGAGTTGggttaaacaaaataaaaagttaacattttatgGCCATTTTGTAAATTTCAAGCACATTTTATGCAGATGAAACTTatgtacatttaatttccacTGCTGGGTGAACTGAAACGTactgaaaaagatttgaaaataagCAAAAGTCATTCACATACatgcatgatactgccaccaccatacaTCATCATGGGAATTGTATTCTCAGAAAGATGTAGGTTTGTTCTATCCTTTGTGGCTAAAAGGTTTAATTTTCATCTCTAATGAGCCTTTTGGGAAACTTGAAACTTAAACTATGTTGTGGTCATTTGCAATTTATGTGGCTTCTAAGTGTAAtgaggttaaaaaacaaactgaataaataattacaatcaTTTAGTTCCTTTATGACGTAAATGTGGAGACTCATTCAAGTGCCATAATTTGTAATGAGTTACCTGGTCCACTGCTTGCgccagctgctcctccacggCGTCGTTTCGCTCCTGCAGCAGGTGGTTTCTCTGCAGAAGAGACTGACCAATCCGAGCCGCAAGCTCCAGATCTCTGTCTCGCTGTCCAATAAGAACGCAGGAGGTTACTACAGTTACCGGCTGACAAATGTTTGTCATCCAGGGATATCTACCTCAGCCAAAAGATGGGTGACCACTTCGATGTCATTGTAGGTTTTGGTCATCTGCTCGACTCGATCTGCACTGAGGACTGAggcagaaaaagcttttttaaaaatcaccgTAAGCTAACTTACACGTTATCTAGCATGCACATGCAGCCAAAACTTAGGCTCATGcacctcaaaataaaaccagtttcaCTCCAAACTTAAGGAATGGCTAGCATGCTACTTTCTATTTACCAAAAGGTTCTGTCTACTTGCAACACACCCAAATAAAAGACACGCCAAACAGATCTAAGCGTATTTCCTGCTGTTCTCTACAGGCAGAAGGCAAAAAATGGCTCCAAGTGCAGGGAAAGTGAAGCCACTTTCACAACAATGTTAAATTAGAAAGTTTCAGAGTAACAGGAGGCAGGAAGGGAGAGAGGGATACCTTTGGAGAGGCTCTGAGAGCCGGGACGGGAGTAAGGAGAGGGCTCCAAAGCAAGATAagctagagagagagagaagggaaaaaagaCGGCACCGTTTAAGAAGAacgcagtgctttgcaaaagtattcaacaCGTTACAACTATgagctttaatgtattttaatcagGATTTGACGGATTTTTAACCAggatttttactcaaataagagtataaaagtatttgataaaaagtCTTCTCAAGTACTGAGTGACTGACCAAATTATCtatcttaatatttaaaattacacagacggaccaaaatataaagttaagtggaaatgtaGGTATcttaaggatgaaaatgacaatttatgtaagtaacaaaatcaggcaaaataattttttccaaatcaataaaaaaaacttacaaactttaacaaaaacagcaggtgtgtgtttgtgtcttgtgaatttttggttaaaacatgtttgtatttcattcagtgggtataaaatccagaaattttactcaagtaaaagtagagatacttagtaataaaattactcaagtaaacactgtagtaaaaatattcctaaaagtatttttttatttttttaaaaaggtactcaagtaaatgtaactagttactacccaactctgggGTTTGATGTGACAGCCAAACAAAGTAGTGCAGAGTTGCGACAAACCGGAAA
Proteins encoded:
- the trak2 gene encoding LOW QUALITY PROTEIN: trafficking kinesin-binding protein 2 (The sequence of the model RefSeq protein was modified relative to this genomic sequence to represent the inferred CDS: inserted 2 bases in 1 codon): MRSRPISAAPGCDVTAVAASLSCPVLCFLXEDGPSLPPRGQDMFEVKPRTVEKKESSTETDEGLGSSGRHYTSSSLGSCSAGSGSLYLSDSQDWVVSPSCSPDEAPTQISSISPMLAEETLRYMTYLALEPSPYSRPGSQSLSKVLSADRVEQMTKTYNDIEVVTHLLAERDRDLELAARIGQSLLQRNHLLQERNDAVEEQLAQAVDQVHQLQHELNKKDELLRIVASASEEGEQDATVSTPQQQPQLLGGAAAAAAALGQLEQLQNKLEDLEEENLALRSEACQLKRDTMTYEEKEQQLVSDCVKELRESNSQMVSLTDELSQKNEELLRHQEEIAHLLSQIVELQHRVKELALEKEELRIHLQASKDAQRQLTAELNELAERNAECVEMLHESQDEIRELRSRSSPSSGMRRHLSYGLFPMESLAAEIEGSMRRELSIDEETAFQDQRISQKRVFQTVRSVNASASRAALATPPIPGSGQSSLVMTAQPFQSAQGDEVRMGKPGLPGGNELTKALHRLSLRRQNFLSERQFFHAEREKKLQNQTGPEADGEGSDCSSPMGSVLSSFSNLSDLTVGSTVFKTFLPEKLQIVKPMEGSLTLHHWQQLAQPHLATILDPHPGVVTKGFRPLAQDAMFRLSDMEEDEEAEEHRETAALEKGTAEKSKEELDEEEEECGITFNVRCSSTPEDRNRSVAPLPSIRSTLPGAPSTSSFVPLDLCLTPNHVTEKSNQLTLPIPGPSTTTVQSQNRASTSTSSSCVQNPGKSQSSTFSTYTFTTCRILHPTDITQVTPSSQSSISANTPSSMRTGPSTPVTPCRLSLGDSFPPRRPPAPPCGLAKLVLERGISAQVSTDVPSPLPRSAPLLRLMPSTPPNSPSHSPTPSPVPVEPRQHPSDNFLASRPAELFLQDVYGLNLGRAPHPDLPSPSQETPSLSSCSKAGRDKANPLSVSLVERLRRLGFTKVLHSSESDTPVPHQESATFVSAGGGSLMDGLRRNQSLPAMIGARAGSKSTGHPPHPTSLDIAPPPWGNLKERRRHLASISHHPRSSKH